The proteins below come from a single Acinonyx jubatus isolate Ajub_Pintada_27869175 chromosome A1, VMU_Ajub_asm_v1.0, whole genome shotgun sequence genomic window:
- the LOC128315093 gene encoding translation initiation factor IF-2-like, with protein MLRQAPDWLASPAFNPVRPVIWVKQQRSASRTLGSACELSTQAKVERSRDLPSPCRPLHGRQPQRLLQQKRLPDPLPPGKLQGEGSQGGTKARKVTGTGLTPSVRRRRCPGRRDSRHKGGPGAAGSRGDTRRGLPVQTWRGSAARRRRPPPPRRARRGPGLTGGRPARQRLGSADGLTDARWTAAAGAGTAAAGAGRAAEALPRPRYVTMRPGRRRRSPGPPTGARGRGQPRGGRARSRRGGTRGAPPGTGARPHRPGCRSRRAPRVPAPAPPTPPGRAPLLRPPDGDPPRPAHAPPAPPPHPPAAVREPALPSPPFARSPLLPLRLPS; from the exons ATGCTCCGCCAGGCACCAGACTGGCTAGCTAGCCCTGCCTTCAACCCCGTCCGGCCAGTCATTTG GGTCAAGCAGCAGCGATCTGCCTCTCGGACGCTGGGGTCTGCGTGCGAGCTGTCAACCCAGGCGAAGGTGGAGAGGAGCCGAGACCTTCCCAGCCCTTGTCGGCCCCTGCACGGGAGACAACCCCAGAGGTTGCTGCAGCAGAAGCGGCTGCCTGACCCACTGCCACCAGGGAAGCTGCAGGGTGAGGGAAGTCAAGGGGGAACAAAGGCTCGGAAGGTCACGGGCACGGGTCTCACGCCCAGTGTG AGGCGCCGCCGCTGCCCCGGCCGCCGGGACTCGCGGCACAAAGGGGGCCCGGGGGCTGCGGGGAGCAGGGGCGACACCCGCCGGGGTCTCCCGGTGCAAACTTGGAGAGGCTcagccgcccgccgccgccgcccgccgcctccCCGCCGCGCCCGCCGGGGACCTGGACTCACCGGGGGGCGCCCGGCGCGCCAGCGGCTCGGAAGCGCGGACGGACTGACGGACGCACGGTGGACGGCGGCGGCGGGAGCAGGAACCGCCGCAGCGGGAGCGGGGCGGGCGGCGGAGGCGCTGCCGCGGCCCCGCTACGTCACAATGCGGCCGGGCCGCCGGCGCCGCTCCCCCGGCCCCCCAACGGGCGCGCGCGGGCGGGGGCAGCCCCGGGGCGGCCGGGCGCGGAGCCGGCGCGGGGGGACACGGGGCGCACCGCCGGGGACGGGGGCGCGGCCACACCGCCCGGGCTGCCGGAGCCGCCGCGCGCCCCGCGTCCCCGcgcccgctccccccaccccaccgggcCGCGCGCCCCTGCTCCGCCCGCCTGACGGCGACCCTCCCCGGCCGGCCCACGCCCCTCCCGCGCCGCCTCCCCACCCGCCCGCCGCTGTCCGCGAACCTGCGCTTCCTTCTCCACCTTTCGCTCGTTCGCCTCTGCTGCCTTTGCGTCTCCCCAGTTAg